A window of Komagataeibacter medellinensis NBRC 3288 contains these coding sequences:
- a CDS encoding acyltransferase family protein, producing the protein MPDTGAIRGNLLMLQIKDAALASTSSRWRDILEKDFFPKNRRRDIDGLRGLAIALVVLFHAGWLQGGFVGVDIFVVISGYFMGRSALMQHPFQPVRFVCRRLYRLLPALVCMIALVSAGMLWWVLQSDRADIAINGAYALVYLSNIWACRLFPGAEYCLPVPAYVVALAGNAVLYHHLPHGPAAAVDKTPQTCPDGHLRGFGSLLRAELFQG; encoded by the coding sequence TTGCCGGATACGGGCGCCATACGTGGAAATTTGTTGATGCTGCAAATAAAAGACGCCGCCCTCGCCTCCACCTCCAGCAGATGGCGGGACATACTTGAGAAAGATTTCTTTCCCAAAAACCGCCGGCGCGATATCGATGGTCTGCGTGGCCTCGCCATTGCCCTTGTTGTGCTGTTCCATGCAGGTTGGCTGCAGGGGGGCTTTGTCGGGGTTGATATCTTTGTGGTGATCTCGGGCTATTTCATGGGCCGTTCAGCACTCATGCAGCATCCGTTCCAGCCCGTGCGCTTTGTCTGTCGCAGGCTTTACCGCCTGCTCCCTGCACTGGTGTGCATGATTGCACTGGTCTCGGCAGGTATGCTGTGGTGGGTCCTGCAGAGCGACCGGGCCGATATCGCGATCAATGGCGCCTATGCGCTGGTATACCTGTCCAACATCTGGGCATGTCGGTTATTTCCAGGGGCAGAGTATTGCCTACCCGTTCCTGCATACGTGGTCGCTCTCGCTGGAAATGCAGTTTTATACCATCATCTTCCTCATGGCCCTGCTGCTGCCGTTGACAAAACACCGCAAACTTGTCCTGACGGGCATCTTCGCGGTTTCGGCAGCCTATTGCGGGCTGAGCTATTTCAAGGGTGA
- a CDS encoding acyltransferase family protein, with product MFLMALLLPLTKHRKLVLTGIFAVSAAYCGLSYFKGDTQAYYNIFDRLWQFSLGTMIWIFPRPQFSKVVANIIYAAALAVIVGSGLFYTLQFACPSYMMVFPCVAVAVIIMLPETEIGRLCLVPISPLGVISYSVYLWHWPGIVVASYLLSFQVQGLTMAAVLGIVLVISLLSYLFVERTGLDYEDRVTPAVRNRGAAILVGGCMTLAAILFYISFVSRVH from the coding sequence ATCTTCCTCATGGCCCTGCTGCTGCCGTTGACAAAACACCGCAAACTTGTCCTGACGGGCATCTTCGCGGTTTCGGCAGCCTATTGCGGGCTGAGCTATTTCAAGGGTGATACACAGGCCTACTACAACATATTCGACCGGTTGTGGCAGTTTTCCCTTGGCACGATGATCTGGATCTTTCCGCGCCCGCAGTTCAGCAAGGTGGTTGCGAACATCATCTATGCGGCAGCCCTTGCGGTGATCGTGGGGTCGGGCCTGTTTTATACACTCCAGTTTGCCTGCCCGTCTTACATGATGGTTTTCCCCTGCGTTGCCGTGGCCGTGATCATCATGCTGCCCGAAACGGAAATTGGCCGGTTGTGCCTGGTGCCGATTTCCCCGCTGGGTGTCATTTCCTACTCGGTCTATCTTTGGCACTGGCCGGGCATTGTGGTGGCGAGCTATCTTCTGTCGTTCCAGGTGCAGGGGCTGACCATGGCGGCAGTTCTGGGCATTGTTCTTGTGATCAGCCTGCTCAGCTACCTGTTCGTGGAACGGACCGGCCTGGATTACGAAGACCGGGTGACGCCTGCCGTGCGTAACCGTGGGGCAGCCATCCTGGTGGGGGGCTGCATGACGTTGGCCGCGATCCTGTTCTATATTTCCTTTGTGTCTCGTGTTCATTAG
- the tnpA gene encoding IS66-like element accessory protein TnpA: protein MTQEILIGVERRRRWSDERKLAILAEVGVDGASVSDVARRHDLTRQHLYQWRTSFRQRLSSPDQSVAFVPVASVTTPAVASGGDPDELAIVLRNGRSIRVTGHPAEDLLARVIRIAETA from the coding sequence ATGACCCAGGAAATCCTGATTGGCGTTGAACGCCGCCGCCGCTGGTCGGATGAACGGAAGCTGGCGATACTGGCTGAAGTTGGTGTGGATGGAGCAAGTGTATCGGATGTGGCACGTCGACATGACCTGACCCGCCAACATCTTTACCAATGGCGGACGTCATTCCGTCAAAGACTATCTTCCCCAGATCAGTCTGTGGCGTTTGTTCCTGTTGCTTCAGTGACGACACCTGCTGTGGCATCTGGCGGTGATCCTGACGAACTGGCCATAGTGCTGCGCAATGGCCGTAGTATCAGGGTGACGGGACATCCTGCCGAAGATCTTCTGGCCCGGGTCATCCGGATTGCGGAGACGGCATGA
- the tnpB gene encoding IS66 family insertion sequence element accessory protein TnpB (TnpB, as the term is used for proteins encoded by IS66 family insertion elements, is considered an accessory protein, since TnpC, encoded by a neighboring gene, is a DDE family transposase.), with the protein MIGVGNGVRVYLACGVTDMRKGISGLAALAQDVLRQNPTSGALFAFRGRRGDRIKLLMWDGQGFCLYYKVLEKGRFPWPSPAEGVARLTTAQMAMLWEGMEWRRPSWSAPPSRVA; encoded by the coding sequence ATGATTGGCGTGGGCAACGGCGTGCGTGTCTATCTGGCCTGCGGGGTGACCGATATGCGCAAGGGCATATCGGGTCTGGCAGCACTGGCACAGGACGTGCTGCGTCAGAACCCGACATCAGGGGCGCTCTTTGCCTTTCGTGGTCGCCGTGGGGACAGGATCAAGCTTCTGATGTGGGACGGTCAGGGGTTCTGTCTTTATTACAAGGTGCTTGAGAAGGGACGTTTTCCATGGCCGTCTCCGGCAGAGGGCGTTGCACGCCTGACGACAGCACAGATGGCCATGCTGTGGGAAGGCATGGAGTGGAGACGCCCTTCCTGGTCTGCACCACCGTCTCGCGTGGCCTGA